Proteins co-encoded in one Flavobacterium fluviale genomic window:
- a CDS encoding BamA/TamA family outer membrane protein, with product MVNFLKNNNFLYKYKILGLLFFISCHLFSQEEITNREICPPKTIFDIFKKQDDALVVKPAKNNFFLVIPAIGSQPATGFFFGAVAQYTFKGKEEKDKYSIANVGVTYTLKDQWLVNIKNNILLKNNKIFLSGDYRLYLFSQPNYGLGTDIIPPRRDRSPSFSIDSIAQDMDYNYLKFHQTVSFEVKENYYIGGGINIDWYSSINDKKLDVENGSLTYHYNYSQKYGFDNLEYFLNGVSLNLVHDSRDNQVNASRGWFANVNYRFNPVLFNNQDYSSVLFAEYKHFIPVSHKNPNYILAIWTYGQFVTRGKVPYLNLPAIGWDQRSRSGEGYTQGLFRGNGLVYLSTEFRFPITCNQLLSGTVFTNFVTASNSDSNLSLFKSIQPAAGVGLRLLIDKATKTNLILDYAWGNNSKGFYLNAGETF from the coding sequence ATGGTGAATTTTTTAAAAAATAATAACTTTCTGTACAAGTATAAGATCTTAGGATTATTGTTTTTCATTTCATGTCATTTATTTTCTCAAGAAGAAATAACGAATCGAGAAATTTGCCCGCCTAAAACCATTTTTGATATTTTTAAAAAACAAGACGATGCATTAGTCGTTAAACCTGCCAAAAATAATTTCTTTTTAGTAATTCCAGCTATTGGCTCACAGCCGGCAACTGGATTTTTCTTTGGTGCTGTTGCGCAGTATACTTTTAAAGGAAAAGAAGAAAAAGATAAATACTCCATTGCAAATGTTGGAGTTACGTACACATTAAAAGATCAGTGGCTGGTTAATATCAAAAACAATATTCTGCTAAAAAATAATAAAATCTTTTTGAGCGGCGATTATCGTCTTTATTTGTTTTCTCAGCCTAATTATGGACTTGGAACAGATATTATTCCGCCAAGACGCGATAGAAGTCCTAGTTTTAGTATCGATTCCATAGCTCAGGATATGGATTATAATTATTTGAAATTTCACCAGACCGTTTCATTTGAAGTAAAAGAAAACTACTACATAGGCGGAGGAATTAATATTGACTGGTATTCAAGTATTAACGATAAAAAATTGGATGTTGAAAATGGCAGCTTAACCTATCATTATAATTATAGCCAAAAATACGGATTTGATAATTTAGAGTATTTTTTAAATGGAGTAAGTTTGAATTTGGTTCACGATTCTCGTGATAATCAGGTAAATGCCTCGCGTGGTTGGTTTGCGAATGTTAATTACAGATTTAATCCCGTTTTGTTTAATAATCAGGATTACAGCAGTGTTTTATTTGCAGAGTATAAGCATTTTATACCTGTTTCACATAAAAATCCAAATTACATTTTAGCTATTTGGACTTATGGACAATTTGTAACCAGAGGAAAAGTTCCATACTTAAATTTACCTGCAATAGGCTGGGATCAGCGAAGCAGGAGCGGGGAGGGTTATACGCAAGGGCTTTTTAGAGGAAATGGATTGGTGTATTTATCAACAGAATTTCGGTTTCCTATAACCTGTAATCAATTATTAAGCGGTACTGTTTTTACCAATTTTGTTACCGCCAGTAATTCAGATTCAAATCTCTCACTTTTTAAATCGATTCAGCCCGCTGCAGGTGTTGGGTTGCGTCTTTTAATTGATAAAGCCACCAAGACCAATCTAATTTTAGATTATGCCTGGGGCAATAATTCGAAAGGTTTTTATTTAAATGCTGGAGAAACTTTTTGA
- a CDS encoding outer membrane beta-barrel protein codes for MKQYTLLLVVFLSAIGMQAQDARSFSLNLYGGYNFSDQLDYDGYSATIEDGFQYGAGLEYFFTTNNSIELKYLRSDVKIPLYGPAGAQLNADGDKGAFNFILADYTYYFDTGSNLLPFLGAGAGVGIVESPQGGSGTYFAWDVKGGVKIKTASVVSVNINAYLQSMSAAVGESYYWSYWVGPVAVEDYISTFQFGLGATLSFNFKN; via the coding sequence ATGAAACAGTACACTTTATTATTAGTTGTATTTCTATCGGCAATAGGAATGCAGGCTCAAGATGCGAGGTCTTTTTCGCTTAATTTATATGGCGGTTATAATTTTTCAGATCAGCTCGATTACGACGGTTATTCTGCAACAATTGAAGACGGTTTTCAATACGGGGCAGGACTTGAATACTTTTTTACAACAAACAATTCAATTGAATTAAAGTATTTAAGATCAGACGTTAAAATTCCATTATATGGCCCTGCTGGAGCGCAGTTAAACGCAGATGGCGACAAGGGAGCTTTCAATTTCATTCTCGCAGATTATACCTATTATTTTGATACAGGCTCAAATCTGCTTCCTTTTCTCGGTGCAGGTGCAGGTGTTGGAATTGTAGAATCGCCTCAGGGGGGAAGCGGTACTTATTTTGCATGGGATGTAAAAGGCGGTGTAAAAATTAAAACTGCTTCAGTGGTATCTGTAAATATTAATGCCTATCTTCAATCAATGTCAGCAGCAGTGGGTGAAAGCTATTATTGGTCTTACTGGGTCGGGCCAGTTGCAGTTGAAGATTATATTTCGACTTTTCAATTTGGTTTGGGCGCAACTTTGAGTTTTAATTTTAAAAATTAA
- the aspA gene encoding aspartate ammonia-lyase: MEPTRKEHDFLGELEIPNHLYYGIQTFRAVENFNITGIPISKEPLFIKALGYVKKAAALANKDCGAIDPKIAEAICYGSDQVIAGKFDQEFVSDLIQGGAGTSVNMNANEVIANIGLEYLGHKKGEYNFLHPNNHVNCSQSTNDAYPSAFRIALYLKMESFIKTFAGLEVAFAKKGEEFKEVLKMGRTQLQDAVPMTLGQEFKAYATTIGEDIQRLKNAQELLLEINMGATAIGTKVNAPEGYPEICVKYLADEVGIPLTLSPDLIEATVDTGAYVQIMGTLKRSAVKISKICNDLRLLSSGPRTGLNEINLPARQPGSSIMPGKVNPVIPEVVNQTCFYVIGQDLTVTMAAEAGQLQLNVMEPVIAFAMFTSLDYLSNAIQTLIDKCINGITANVDHCYNMVMNSIGIVTQLNPIIGYEESASIAGEALKTNKSVHQIAVLERKLITQEKWDEIYSLENLIHPKFITK; the protein is encoded by the coding sequence ATGGAACCAACAAGAAAGGAACATGATTTTTTAGGAGAATTAGAAATTCCGAATCATCTATACTACGGAATCCAGACTTTTAGAGCTGTAGAGAATTTCAATATTACCGGAATTCCAATTTCAAAAGAACCTTTATTCATCAAAGCTTTAGGATATGTAAAAAAAGCGGCAGCTTTAGCCAATAAAGACTGTGGCGCAATTGATCCTAAAATTGCCGAAGCAATCTGTTATGGAAGCGATCAGGTAATTGCTGGTAAATTTGATCAGGAATTTGTGAGCGATTTAATCCAAGGAGGCGCGGGAACTTCTGTAAACATGAATGCAAACGAAGTTATTGCGAATATTGGACTAGAATATTTAGGTCATAAAAAAGGAGAATACAATTTTCTTCATCCAAACAATCATGTCAACTGTTCACAGTCTACAAACGACGCTTACCCTTCTGCTTTTAGAATTGCTTTGTATTTGAAAATGGAGAGCTTTATTAAAACTTTTGCAGGTCTTGAAGTTGCTTTTGCTAAAAAAGGAGAGGAGTTTAAAGAAGTCTTAAAAATGGGAAGAACGCAACTGCAAGATGCAGTTCCAATGACTTTAGGACAAGAATTTAAAGCTTATGCGACAACAATTGGCGAGGATATTCAACGTTTAAAAAATGCTCAGGAATTATTGCTAGAAATCAATATGGGCGCAACAGCTATTGGAACAAAAGTAAATGCTCCCGAAGGTTATCCTGAAATCTGCGTAAAATATTTAGCAGATGAAGTTGGAATTCCATTAACGCTTTCACCGGATTTAATTGAGGCAACGGTAGATACTGGAGCTTATGTACAAATTATGGGAACATTAAAACGTTCTGCGGTTAAGATTTCTAAAATCTGTAATGATTTACGTTTATTAAGTTCTGGACCGAGAACGGGTTTAAATGAGATTAATCTTCCCGCACGTCAGCCGGGTTCGTCTATTATGCCAGGAAAAGTAAATCCGGTAATTCCAGAAGTCGTAAATCAGACTTGTTTTTATGTAATTGGTCAGGATTTAACAGTTACAATGGCAGCAGAGGCAGGACAATTGCAATTGAATGTAATGGAACCAGTTATTGCTTTTGCGATGTTTACTTCTTTAGATTATCTTTCAAATGCGATTCAGACCTTAATTGATAAATGTATCAACGGAATCACTGCAAATGTTGACCATTGCTATAATATGGTTATGAATAGTATCGGAATCGTAACGCAATTGAACCCGATTATTGGATATGAAGAAAGTGCCAGTATTGCTGGAGAAGCTTTAAAAACAAATAAAAGTGTGCATCAAATTGCTGTTTTAGAGCGAAAATTAATTACACAGGAAAAATGGGATGAAATTTATTCGTTAGAAAATTTAATTCATCCAAAGTTCATTACGAAATAA